One segment of Paramormyrops kingsleyae isolate MSU_618 chromosome 8, PKINGS_0.4, whole genome shotgun sequence DNA contains the following:
- the LOC111854396 gene encoding calcium-binding and coiled-coil domain-containing protein 1-like isoform X2, with protein sequence MGKGHVVFLNVEQYYFPESRVECHYSLGPGHRWASTDWIGLYKVGWSSVRDYHTYVWAPVPQACGQESDARGCVHFQASYLPRSGAVTYQFVYVDGKGEVCAQSHPFTFRSPRPLDDLATLDGGRDGEDSGEEMLMVVPKAHLLQTRLEGCLEELSELRRVKEAAEKRERRERERMEKAKEEWAGQRLALEAESRDLEGKLKRSREEIEKFKEETKEAQSSHEAQTTEMEGMLAESRQRVGQLEEDFRALMERGLERESELDRMKERLRRVLAQKREEEEERKRLEARLEQSDGQLRSLTTEFQGLRGSVAQKDTEAVQLRHSVSMLTQKLNTALSRETEQDSALSEVGVLRERLTSSERVADSLRAEMVRLSTQLDGGQAELHQTRLQVARLTLQLADGSLALREERAAHARQREALCRSSEAEKERAREMSVEVQRKEQQLQQQRMEREKLEVESEKQKDCHRVQLSEARRELQELKASLRVAHKEQEQLLLEKQDLEAYARQLERRLEAVAGTRWNEGLFNSGSVTRGSVVVRLPPGRPESPSADGEDEKPEALQCPKLGAPPLDDALQAQRDQYEQPVVISQPPPLSSPRQQGPDPLSRCPSSERQDPDSAPSGGQGSDAESDPQSLDGGVTVPGKLPESLVL encoded by the exons ATGGGAAAGGGCCACGTGGTGTTCCTGAATGTGGAGCAGTACTATTTCCCCGAGAGCAGGGTGGAGTGTCACTACAGCCTGGGTCCGGGCCACAGGTGGGCCAGTACGGACTGGATCGGCCTTTATAAG GTGGGATGGTCCTCCGTCAGGGATTACCACACCTACGTCTGGGCCCCCGTCCCGCAGGCCTGTGGACAGGAGAGTGATGCCCGTGGCTGTGTGCATTTCCAAG CCTCATACCTTCCCAGATCTGGCGCTGTGACCTACCAGTTCGTGTATGTGGACGGGAAGGGCGAGGTCTGTGCACAAAGCCACCCCTTCACCTTCCGCTCCCCCAGACCGCTGGATGACCTGGCCACACTGGACGGGGGACGAGACGGCGAGGACTCTGGGGAGGAGATGCTGATGGTGGTGCCCAAGGCGCATCTGCTGCAG ACTCGCCTCGAGGGGTGCCTCGAGGAGCTCTCCGAACTGCGGCGGGTCAAGGAGGCGGCTGAAaagagggagaggagagagagggaaaggatGGAGAAGGCCAAGGAGGAGTGGGCAGGGCAGAGACTCGCGCTGGAGGCTGAGTCGCGTGACCTGGAGGGGAAGCTGAAGAGGAGCAGAGAGGAGATTGAGAAATTTAAAGAGGAGACGAAG GAGGCGCAGTCCTCTCATGAGGCACAAACGACGGAGATGGAGGGCATGCTGGCCGAGAGCCGACAGCGGGTCGGACAGCTGGAGGAAGACTTCAGGGCACTGATGGAGCGAGGGCTGGAGAGGGAGTCCGAGCTGGACAG GATGAAGGAGAGGCTGCGGCGGGTGTTGGCTCAGaagagggaggaagaggaggagaggaagaggcTGGAG GCCCGGCTAGAGCAGTCGGATGGGCAGCTGCGCAGCCTCACCACAGAGTTCCAGGGGCTCAGGGGCTCTGTGGCACAGAAGGACACTGAGGCTGTACAACTGAGGCACTCAGTCAGCATGCTGACTCAGAAGCTGAACACAGCCCTGAGCAGGGAG ACAGAGCAAGACAGTGCGCTGAGTGAAGTGGGCGTCCTCCGAGAGCGGCTGACCAGCAGCGAGCGTGTGGCGGACAGCCTCCGCGCGGAGATGGTCCGTCTGTCCACGCAGCTGGATGGCGGCCAGGCCGAGCTTCACCAGACCCGCCTGCAGGTCGCCCGGCTCACCCTACAGCTGGCCGATGGCAGCCTGGCGTTGCGAGAGGAACGCGCTGCCCATGCGCGCCAGCGGGAGGCGCTGTGCCGCAGCTCTGAG GCGGAGAAGGAGCGGGCACGGGAGATGAGCGTGGAGGTCCAACGGAAGGAGcaacagcttcagcagcagaggaTGGAGAGGGAGAAGCTGGAGGTGGAGTCGGAGAAGCAGAAGGACTGCCACCGT gtacagCTGAGCGAGGCACGcagggagctgcaggagctgaaggCCAGCCTCCGTGTGGCCCACAAGGAGCAGGAGCAGCTGCTGCTGGAAAAGCAG GATCTGGAGGCTTACGCCCGGCAGCTGGAGCGGAGGCTGGAGGCAGTGGCCGGCACCCGCTGGAACGAGGGCCTCTTCAACTCTGGCAGTG tcACACGTGGCTCTGTGGTTGTCCGTCTGCCCCCAGGTCGCCCTGAGAGCCCGTCCGCCGACGGCGAGGATGAGAAACCCGAGGCGTTACAGTGCCCGAAGCTCGGTGCCCCCCCCCTGGACGACGCGCTGCAGGCCCAGCGGGATCAGTACGAGCAACCCGTGGTCATCAGCCAGCCACCCCCACTTTCATCACCACGGCAACAGGGGCCTGACCCGCTAAGTCGCTGCCCCAGCTCG GAAAGGCAGGATCCAGACTCGGCACCGTCCGGAGGGCAGGGCTCCGACGCGGAATCGGACCCGCAGAGTCTGGATGGCGGGGTCACCGTTCCGGG GAAACTCCCAGAATCCCTGGTGTTGTGA
- the LOC111854396 gene encoding calcium-binding and coiled-coil domain-containing protein 1-like isoform X1, with translation MGKGHVVFLNVEQYYFPESRVECHYSLGPGHRWASTDWIGLYKVGWSSVRDYHTYVWAPVPQACGQESDARGCVHFQASYLPRSGAVTYQFVYVDGKGEVCAQSHPFTFRSPRPLDDLATLDGGRDGEDSGEEMLMVVPKAHLLQTRLEGCLEELSELRRVKEAAEKRERRERERMEKAKEEWAGQRLALEAESRDLEGKLKRSREEIEKFKEETKEAQSSHEAQTTEMEGMLAESRQRVGQLEEDFRALMERGLERESELDRMKERLRRVLAQKREEEEERKRLEARLEQSDGQLRSLTTEFQGLRGSVAQKDTEAVQLRHSVSMLTQKLNTALSRETEQDSALSEVGVLRERLTSSERVADSLRAEMVRLSTQLDGGQAELHQTRLQVARLTLQLADGSLALREERAAHARQREALCRSSEAEKERAREMSVEVQRKEQQLQQQRMEREKLEVESEKQKDCHRVQLSEARRELQELKASLRVAHKEQEQLLLEKQDLEAYARQLERRLEAVAGTRWNEGLFNSGSVTRGSVVVRLPPGRPESPSADGEDEKPEALQCPKLGAPPLDDALQAQRDQYEQPVVISQPPPLSSPRQQGPDPLSRCPSSQERQDPDSAPSGGQGSDAESDPQSLDGGVTVPGKLPESLVL, from the exons ATGGGAAAGGGCCACGTGGTGTTCCTGAATGTGGAGCAGTACTATTTCCCCGAGAGCAGGGTGGAGTGTCACTACAGCCTGGGTCCGGGCCACAGGTGGGCCAGTACGGACTGGATCGGCCTTTATAAG GTGGGATGGTCCTCCGTCAGGGATTACCACACCTACGTCTGGGCCCCCGTCCCGCAGGCCTGTGGACAGGAGAGTGATGCCCGTGGCTGTGTGCATTTCCAAG CCTCATACCTTCCCAGATCTGGCGCTGTGACCTACCAGTTCGTGTATGTGGACGGGAAGGGCGAGGTCTGTGCACAAAGCCACCCCTTCACCTTCCGCTCCCCCAGACCGCTGGATGACCTGGCCACACTGGACGGGGGACGAGACGGCGAGGACTCTGGGGAGGAGATGCTGATGGTGGTGCCCAAGGCGCATCTGCTGCAG ACTCGCCTCGAGGGGTGCCTCGAGGAGCTCTCCGAACTGCGGCGGGTCAAGGAGGCGGCTGAAaagagggagaggagagagagggaaaggatGGAGAAGGCCAAGGAGGAGTGGGCAGGGCAGAGACTCGCGCTGGAGGCTGAGTCGCGTGACCTGGAGGGGAAGCTGAAGAGGAGCAGAGAGGAGATTGAGAAATTTAAAGAGGAGACGAAG GAGGCGCAGTCCTCTCATGAGGCACAAACGACGGAGATGGAGGGCATGCTGGCCGAGAGCCGACAGCGGGTCGGACAGCTGGAGGAAGACTTCAGGGCACTGATGGAGCGAGGGCTGGAGAGGGAGTCCGAGCTGGACAG GATGAAGGAGAGGCTGCGGCGGGTGTTGGCTCAGaagagggaggaagaggaggagaggaagaggcTGGAG GCCCGGCTAGAGCAGTCGGATGGGCAGCTGCGCAGCCTCACCACAGAGTTCCAGGGGCTCAGGGGCTCTGTGGCACAGAAGGACACTGAGGCTGTACAACTGAGGCACTCAGTCAGCATGCTGACTCAGAAGCTGAACACAGCCCTGAGCAGGGAG ACAGAGCAAGACAGTGCGCTGAGTGAAGTGGGCGTCCTCCGAGAGCGGCTGACCAGCAGCGAGCGTGTGGCGGACAGCCTCCGCGCGGAGATGGTCCGTCTGTCCACGCAGCTGGATGGCGGCCAGGCCGAGCTTCACCAGACCCGCCTGCAGGTCGCCCGGCTCACCCTACAGCTGGCCGATGGCAGCCTGGCGTTGCGAGAGGAACGCGCTGCCCATGCGCGCCAGCGGGAGGCGCTGTGCCGCAGCTCTGAG GCGGAGAAGGAGCGGGCACGGGAGATGAGCGTGGAGGTCCAACGGAAGGAGcaacagcttcagcagcagaggaTGGAGAGGGAGAAGCTGGAGGTGGAGTCGGAGAAGCAGAAGGACTGCCACCGT gtacagCTGAGCGAGGCACGcagggagctgcaggagctgaaggCCAGCCTCCGTGTGGCCCACAAGGAGCAGGAGCAGCTGCTGCTGGAAAAGCAG GATCTGGAGGCTTACGCCCGGCAGCTGGAGCGGAGGCTGGAGGCAGTGGCCGGCACCCGCTGGAACGAGGGCCTCTTCAACTCTGGCAGTG tcACACGTGGCTCTGTGGTTGTCCGTCTGCCCCCAGGTCGCCCTGAGAGCCCGTCCGCCGACGGCGAGGATGAGAAACCCGAGGCGTTACAGTGCCCGAAGCTCGGTGCCCCCCCCCTGGACGACGCGCTGCAGGCCCAGCGGGATCAGTACGAGCAACCCGTGGTCATCAGCCAGCCACCCCCACTTTCATCACCACGGCAACAGGGGCCTGACCCGCTAAGTCGCTGCCCCAGCTCG CAGGAAAGGCAGGATCCAGACTCGGCACCGTCCGGAGGGCAGGGCTCCGACGCGGAATCGGACCCGCAGAGTCTGGATGGCGGGGTCACCGTTCCGGG GAAACTCCCAGAATCCCTGGTGTTGTGA
- the LOC111854396 gene encoding calcium-binding and coiled-coil domain-containing protein 1-like isoform X3, with the protein MGKGHVVFLNVEQYYFPESRVECHYSLGPGHRWASTDWIGLYKVGWSSVRDYHTYVWAPVPQACGQESDARGCVHFQASYLPRSGAVTYQFVYVDGKGEVCAQSHPFTFRSPRPLDDLATLDGGRDGEDSGEEMLMVVPKAHLLQTRLEGCLEELSELRRVKEAAEKRERRERERMEKAKEEWAGQRLALEAESRDLEGKLKRSREEIEKFKEETKEAQSSHEAQTTEMEGMLAESRQRVGQLEEDFRALMERGLERESELDRMKERLRRVLAQKREEEEERKRLEARLEQSDGQLRSLTTEFQGLRGSVAQKDTEAVQLRHSVSMLTQKLNTALSRETEQDSALSEVGVLRERLTSSERVADSLRAEMVRLSTQLDGGQAELHQTRLQVARLTLQLADGSLALREERAAHARQREALCRSSEAEKERAREMSVEVQRKEQQLQQQRMEREKLEVESEKQKDCHRVQLSEARRELQELKASLRVAHKEQEQLLLEKQDLEAYARQLERRLEAVAGTRWNEGLFNSGSRPESPSADGEDEKPEALQCPKLGAPPLDDALQAQRDQYEQPVVISQPPPLSSPRQQGPDPLSRCPSSQERQDPDSAPSGGQGSDAESDPQSLDGGVTVPGKLPESLVL; encoded by the exons ATGGGAAAGGGCCACGTGGTGTTCCTGAATGTGGAGCAGTACTATTTCCCCGAGAGCAGGGTGGAGTGTCACTACAGCCTGGGTCCGGGCCACAGGTGGGCCAGTACGGACTGGATCGGCCTTTATAAG GTGGGATGGTCCTCCGTCAGGGATTACCACACCTACGTCTGGGCCCCCGTCCCGCAGGCCTGTGGACAGGAGAGTGATGCCCGTGGCTGTGTGCATTTCCAAG CCTCATACCTTCCCAGATCTGGCGCTGTGACCTACCAGTTCGTGTATGTGGACGGGAAGGGCGAGGTCTGTGCACAAAGCCACCCCTTCACCTTCCGCTCCCCCAGACCGCTGGATGACCTGGCCACACTGGACGGGGGACGAGACGGCGAGGACTCTGGGGAGGAGATGCTGATGGTGGTGCCCAAGGCGCATCTGCTGCAG ACTCGCCTCGAGGGGTGCCTCGAGGAGCTCTCCGAACTGCGGCGGGTCAAGGAGGCGGCTGAAaagagggagaggagagagagggaaaggatGGAGAAGGCCAAGGAGGAGTGGGCAGGGCAGAGACTCGCGCTGGAGGCTGAGTCGCGTGACCTGGAGGGGAAGCTGAAGAGGAGCAGAGAGGAGATTGAGAAATTTAAAGAGGAGACGAAG GAGGCGCAGTCCTCTCATGAGGCACAAACGACGGAGATGGAGGGCATGCTGGCCGAGAGCCGACAGCGGGTCGGACAGCTGGAGGAAGACTTCAGGGCACTGATGGAGCGAGGGCTGGAGAGGGAGTCCGAGCTGGACAG GATGAAGGAGAGGCTGCGGCGGGTGTTGGCTCAGaagagggaggaagaggaggagaggaagaggcTGGAG GCCCGGCTAGAGCAGTCGGATGGGCAGCTGCGCAGCCTCACCACAGAGTTCCAGGGGCTCAGGGGCTCTGTGGCACAGAAGGACACTGAGGCTGTACAACTGAGGCACTCAGTCAGCATGCTGACTCAGAAGCTGAACACAGCCCTGAGCAGGGAG ACAGAGCAAGACAGTGCGCTGAGTGAAGTGGGCGTCCTCCGAGAGCGGCTGACCAGCAGCGAGCGTGTGGCGGACAGCCTCCGCGCGGAGATGGTCCGTCTGTCCACGCAGCTGGATGGCGGCCAGGCCGAGCTTCACCAGACCCGCCTGCAGGTCGCCCGGCTCACCCTACAGCTGGCCGATGGCAGCCTGGCGTTGCGAGAGGAACGCGCTGCCCATGCGCGCCAGCGGGAGGCGCTGTGCCGCAGCTCTGAG GCGGAGAAGGAGCGGGCACGGGAGATGAGCGTGGAGGTCCAACGGAAGGAGcaacagcttcagcagcagaggaTGGAGAGGGAGAAGCTGGAGGTGGAGTCGGAGAAGCAGAAGGACTGCCACCGT gtacagCTGAGCGAGGCACGcagggagctgcaggagctgaaggCCAGCCTCCGTGTGGCCCACAAGGAGCAGGAGCAGCTGCTGCTGGAAAAGCAG GATCTGGAGGCTTACGCCCGGCAGCTGGAGCGGAGGCTGGAGGCAGTGGCCGGCACCCGCTGGAACGAGGGCCTCTTCAACTCTGGCA GTCGCCCTGAGAGCCCGTCCGCCGACGGCGAGGATGAGAAACCCGAGGCGTTACAGTGCCCGAAGCTCGGTGCCCCCCCCCTGGACGACGCGCTGCAGGCCCAGCGGGATCAGTACGAGCAACCCGTGGTCATCAGCCAGCCACCCCCACTTTCATCACCACGGCAACAGGGGCCTGACCCGCTAAGTCGCTGCCCCAGCTCG CAGGAAAGGCAGGATCCAGACTCGGCACCGTCCGGAGGGCAGGGCTCCGACGCGGAATCGGACCCGCAGAGTCTGGATGGCGGGGTCACCGTTCCGGG GAAACTCCCAGAATCCCTGGTGTTGTGA